The Paenibacillus mucilaginosus 3016 genome includes the window AAGCGTGCGGCGGCCCAGGGAGGAGAGGTTCACATTCGGGACTACACTCCTTTCGAGTGGGACCTGCTGCATGTTTTTCCTCCCTACAGTACACCGGATCAGATCAATGCGCGTCTCGGCTACCACTGGACCGACCGTCATCTCTCGAGTGACGAGGGCACGAGTATTCTTGTCTTTACCCGTCAAGGCAGGGTTGTCGGGCATTGGAGCTACACGGGCGGCAGCCTGGGCCAGAGTCTGTACGAGCAGCCCATGTCTCCCGAAGAGGCGGTAGTCAAGCCGGCCGTGAAGCCGAATTGACAGGCGGCCTTCCCCCATGGCATCATGAGACGCATGAAGGGCGAGGGGGAGGCGGAAGTCCATATGAAAAAAGCGCTCCAGGCGCCCGTCCGGTTCTACCGCCGGTTTATTTCGCCGCTGAAGCCGCCGACCTGCCGGTTCTATCCGACCTGCTCGGAATACGCGCTGGAGGCGCTCGAGAAGCACGGGGCAGCCCGCGGCAGCTGGCTGACCGTGAAGCGGATCTGCAAGTGCCATCCGTTCCATCCGGGAGGCGTGGATCACGTCCCTTGACAGGCGCAGGGGATTTTCGCTATATTTGGCATAACAGTCCCGTGAACGGATAAGTACTTCAGGCAGAAGCCACAGCAGAGAGCCGGGTTAGGTGAGAGCCGGTTGGCGGAGCGGAAGGAAGATGGTCCCGGAGGATATGTCGGTGAGCCGCGCCAGGTGTTGGCGGGAGCGGTGAGCTTTCATCGTAGGTCCGGCGTTAACGGACGGCCGGCGACAGCCGGCCGCTGAGCCCTGCGCACATCTTACCGAAGTGTGCCTCCATGCAGGGGAAGTTGGGTGGTACCGCGTGAGCACAAGCTCTCGTCCCAAAGGGATGAGGGCTTTTTTGTTTTTTCACTACCGAAGGAGGATGTTGTCCATGTCGACACCGCAGTCCGAGAAAAAGACGTTTTATCTTACCACGCCGATTTATTATCCGAGCGACAAGCTCCATATCGGCCACGCTTATTCCACCACGGCCGGCGATGTCATGGCCCGCTACAAGCGGCTTCGCGGCTTCGATGTCCGCTACCTGACCGGCACGGACGAGCACGGGCAGAAGATCGAACGCAAGGCCCAGGAAGCCGGCAAAACGCCGCAGGAATTCGTCGATGATATCGTAGTAGGCATCAAGGAACTTTGGAAAAAGCTCGATATCACGTACGACGATTTCATCCGCACGACGGAGCCGCGGCATAAGCAGGCGGTCGAGAAGATTTTTACGAAGCTAAAGGACCAGGGCGATATTTATCTCGGCCACTATGAAGGCTGGTACTGTACGCCGTGCGAATCCTTCTTCCTCGAGAACAAGCTCGACAACGGCAGCTGTCCGGACTGCGGGCGCCCCGTCGAGTGGGTGAAGGAAGAGAGCTACTTCTTCCGTCTGAGCAAGTATGCGGACCGGCTCGTGAAGCACTACGAGGAGCATCCGGAATTCCTGACGCCGGAAGCGCGCCGCAACGAGATGATCAACAACTTCATCAAGCCGGGCCTCGAGGATCTCGCGGTGTCCCGTACGACGTTCGACTGGGGGATCAAGGTGCCGGGCGATCCGAAGCACGTCATCTACGTGTGGATCGACGCGCTGTCGAACTACATTACGGCTCTCGGGTACGGCAGCGATGACGACAGCCTCTACCGGAAGTACTGGCCGGCTGACGTACATCTGATGGCTAAGGAGATTGTGCGCTTCCACTCCATCATCTGGCCGTGCATGCTGATGGCGCTCGACATTCCGCTGCCGAAGCGGGTCATCGGCCACGGCTGGATCCTGATGAAGGACGGCAAAATGTCCAAATCCAAGGGCAACGTCGTCGACCCGGTTACGCTGATCGACCGGTACGGCCTGGATGCCCTGCGCTACTTCCTGATGAGGGACGTTCCGTTCGGCTCCGACGGCACCTTCACGCCGGAGAGCTTCGTCGAGCGCGTCAACTACGACCTCGCGAATGACCTCGGCAACCTGCTGAGCCGCACCGTAGCGATGATCGAGAAGTACTTCGGCGGCGAAGTGCAGCCGTATATCGAAGGGGCCACCGAGTTCGACAAAGACCTGCTCGAGACGATCCGCGCCTCCGTGGCGAAGGTCGAAGAGAGCATGGAGAACATGGAGTTCTCCGTTGCCCTGTCGGCGATCTGGCAGTCGATCTCCCGCACGAACAAGTACATCGACGAGACGGCGCCATGGGTCCTCGCCAAGGACGAGAACAAACGCGCGACGCTCGGCTCCGTGCTGTACGTGCTCGCCGAATCGCTGCGGATCTCCTCGGTGCTCCTGCAGCCGTTCCTGACGCAGGCGCCGAAGAAGATCTGGGCGCAGCTCGGCATCGCGGAAGGGGAGCTGACGGCATGGAATACCGTCCATGCGTTCGGCACGCTGCCATCCGGCACCCGCGTGACGAAGGGCGAAGCGATCTTCCCGCGCCTGGAAGCCGATGTCGAGATCGCGTACATCGCCGCTTCGATGACCGGCGGCACGCCGGCGGCACAGGAAGAAGCACCGGCTCCGGCAGCGGAAGGAAGCCAGGCGGCTCCAGCCGCCCCGGCAGCAGCGGATGCGGAGGAAGTGGAGCACCTGCCCGAAATCTCCATCGACGATTTCTTCAAGGTAGAGCTCCGCGTAGCCCAGGTCATCGCCGCCGAGCCGGTGAAGAAAGCCGACAAGCTGCTGAAGCTGCAGCTGGATCTCGGCGACGAGCAGCGCCAGGTCGTCTCCGGCATCGCGAAGTTCTACACGCCGGAGCAGATGGTCGGCCGCAAGGTCATCTGCGTCACGAACCTGAAGCCGGTGAAGCTGCGCGGCGAGCTGTCGCAGGGCATGATCCTCGCGGCTTCCAAGGGCGACCAGCTGACGCTGGCGACCGTGGCCGAAGATCTTCCGAACGGCGCCATCGTGAAATAACGATTCGGATCAATAGGGGATGTTCACGTGAACAGTCCTGTGGTAAAATAAGGACTGTTCACGTTAACATACCAATCCGTAAGGATTCATGGGAGGCCGATTCTCATATGTCGAAGCACGACGGAATGAACTACGCGCCGAAGGGAAAACCGAATCCGGTGGTGTCGCAGGGCGAATTCGCCTTCGCCGCGGTGGCGCTGGACCACGGGCACATCTATGGGATGACGAACGGGCTGATCGAAGCGGGGGCCGACCTCGTGGCGGTTTACGATACGGATCCGAAGAAAGTCGAAGCGTTCCGGCAGAAGTTCCCGCAGGCACGGGCAGCCGCTTCCGAGGAGGAGATCCTGAACGATCCGTCGATCAAGCTGGTCGCGGCCGCGGCGGTGCCATCCGAGCGCTGTGCCCTCGGGCTTCGCGTCATGGACGCCGGCAAGGATTACTTCACGGACAAAACGCCGTTCACCACACGGGCCCAGCTGGAAGCCGCGCGCGCGAAGGTCAAGGAGACCGGACGCAAGTACGCAGTCTATTACAGCGAACGGCTGCATGTGGAAAGCGCCATCTATGCGGGCCAGCTCGTGGAGCAGGGCGCGATCGGCCGCGTGGTTCAGGTGATGGGCTGGGGGCCGCACCGGCTCAATGCCCCGTCCCGTCCGCAGTGGTTCTTCGAGCATGAGAAGTACGGCGGCATCCTTTGCGATATCGGGAGCCACCAGATCGAGCAGTT containing:
- the yidD gene encoding membrane protein insertion efficiency factor YidD, which translates into the protein MKKALQAPVRFYRRFISPLKPPTCRFYPTCSEYALEALEKHGAARGSWLTVKRICKCHPFHPGGVDHVP
- a CDS encoding Gfo/Idh/MocA family protein: MSKHDGMNYAPKGKPNPVVSQGEFAFAAVALDHGHIYGMTNGLIEAGADLVAVYDTDPKKVEAFRQKFPQARAAASEEEILNDPSIKLVAAAAVPSERCALGLRVMDAGKDYFTDKTPFTTRAQLEAARAKVKETGRKYAVYYSERLHVESAIYAGQLVEQGAIGRVVQVMGWGPHRLNAPSRPQWFFEHEKYGGILCDIGSHQIEQFLYYTGAKDGTVTSSRVANYNNKQYPELEDFGDAMLVGDNGATFYFRVDWLTPDGLSTWGDGRTIILGTEGYIELRKYVDIARDEQGGHVYLVNQEGEHHFSVNGQVGYPYFGQLILDCIHRTENAMTQEHAFKAAELCLRAQEQAVRIE
- the metG gene encoding methionine--tRNA ligase, which encodes MSTPQSEKKTFYLTTPIYYPSDKLHIGHAYSTTAGDVMARYKRLRGFDVRYLTGTDEHGQKIERKAQEAGKTPQEFVDDIVVGIKELWKKLDITYDDFIRTTEPRHKQAVEKIFTKLKDQGDIYLGHYEGWYCTPCESFFLENKLDNGSCPDCGRPVEWVKEESYFFRLSKYADRLVKHYEEHPEFLTPEARRNEMINNFIKPGLEDLAVSRTTFDWGIKVPGDPKHVIYVWIDALSNYITALGYGSDDDSLYRKYWPADVHLMAKEIVRFHSIIWPCMLMALDIPLPKRVIGHGWILMKDGKMSKSKGNVVDPVTLIDRYGLDALRYFLMRDVPFGSDGTFTPESFVERVNYDLANDLGNLLSRTVAMIEKYFGGEVQPYIEGATEFDKDLLETIRASVAKVEESMENMEFSVALSAIWQSISRTNKYIDETAPWVLAKDENKRATLGSVLYVLAESLRISSVLLQPFLTQAPKKIWAQLGIAEGELTAWNTVHAFGTLPSGTRVTKGEAIFPRLEADVEIAYIAASMTGGTPAAQEEAPAPAAEGSQAAPAAPAAADAEEVEHLPEISIDDFFKVELRVAQVIAAEPVKKADKLLKLQLDLGDEQRQVVSGIAKFYTPEQMVGRKVICVTNLKPVKLRGELSQGMILAASKGDQLTLATVAEDLPNGAIVK